The Bacillota bacterium genome includes the window GCGTCGCCGATGCCGTTGCCCACCAGCCGCGTCGGATCCTCCAGCGCCGCCTGCTTCACCGGGCTGGCGTAGGTCCGCTGGGTGGAAAGGAAGGCGACCAGGGCGCGGATCTCCCCGGGCGAGAGGCGGCGAGGGAGGCGCATGGTCGCCCCCGGTTTGACCGCCTGCGGGTCCCGCAGCCAGGCGGCCAGGTGCGCGCCGTCCGCCGGCACCAGCGCCATGGCGCCCACGCCGAGGCGGTCGCCGATGCCCGTCAGGTCGGGACCCGCCTGGCCCCGGGCGGGCGTCCCGGCGATGGTGTGGCAGCTGCTGCAGCCGGCCGGGCCGTCGAAGAGGCGCCAGCCCTCCAGCGCCTCGCCCTTCAGGCCCTGCAGGCCCACCGGGTGGAGGTGGGAGTCGACCCAGCGGGCGAAGTCGGCCGGCGGCTCGGCCACCACGCGCAGCCGCATGTTGGCGTCGTTGAGGCCGCAGAGCTGCCTGCACTCGCCCCAGTAGACACCCGCCCTGTGCGCGACGACGCGCTCCAGGCTGCCCTGCCACGGATCGGCGGTCAGCTGCCGGACCAGGTCCTGCACCCAGAAGGCGTGGACCACGTCGGCCGAGCGGACCTCCACCTGGACCGGCTCGCCCACCGGGATGTGCATCTCGTCGGCGGTGACGAAGCCGTAGTCGGGGTAGCGGAACTCCCACCACCAGGTGTGGCCGATCACCTCGACGCGCAGCGCCGGGCGCGCGGCCTGGAAGCCGGGCCGGAGCAGGTGCCGGGCGAGGACGCCGCCCGCGGCCAGGAGCAGGCCCAGGACCAGCAGCGCCTGCCAGCGGCGCGCTCCCGCGAGGCGGGCGAGAGCCCGCGTCCGGACGGAAAGAGGCGGTCGCGCCGGCACGCCCCTCCCTCCCCGCTCACATGCCGGGCATGCCGGAGGCGGCGCTCCGCACCTCCACCGGCACGCGAACCGTGCCCGCGCGGGCGAAGCGGAGGGTGAGCTGGAAGCGGTCACCGGGGGCGAGCGTCCGGCGCAGGCCGAAGAGCATGACGTGGTAGCCGCCCGGGGCGAAGACCACCTTCTGGCCGGCGGGGACGGCCAGGCCCCCGCGGACGGGCTCCATCTGCATCACGCCGTCGACCATGCGGCTGCGGTGGATCTCCGCCCGCCCGGCCACGTCGGTGGAGACCTCCAGGAGGCGGTCGGCCTCGCCGCCGGCGTT containing:
- a CDS encoding cytochrome c oxidase assembly protein — translated: MPARPPLSVRTRALARLAGARRWQALLVLGLLLAAGGVLARHLLRPGFQAARPALRVEVIGHTWWWEFRYPDYGFVTADEMHIPVGEPVQVEVRSADVVHAFWVQDLVRQLTADPWQGSLERVVAHRAGVYWGECRQLCGLNDANMRLRVVAEPPADFARWVDSHLHPVGLQGLKGEALEGWRLFDGPAGCSSCHTIAGTPARGQAGPDLTGIGDRLGVGAMALVPADGAHLAAWLRDPQAVKPGATMRLPRRLSPGEIRALVAFLSTQRTYASPVKQAALEDPTRLVGNGIGDALRSGPWRRDGAVWLPALALGALYGLGWLRLRSRSRRPVLPAWRPLAWFAGLAAAVAAVESPVDALADHLLTFHMVEHQLLILVAAPLLLLGAPLPVLAWALPARWRPLGARLAAPLARLAARLAERPWPAWFAFHAVLLLWHAPALYNLAQGAVWVHDLEHLSFLGAALLFWVPALGLLPGRRGRMEPAAGASYFALAFLAGEVLAVWFLFSGTPVYGYYARVAQPWIYGLSALTDQQLAGAVMMGFGLELGLAAGLEAVRWLAALEAEAAQPGGARP
- a CDS encoding copper chaperone PCu(A)C, whose protein sequence is MHRSPFPPLARLAAAGLALLLLAACSPSPASRAAGRLQVRQAWARAAEAGQNGAVYLTVENAGGEADRLLEVSTDVAGRAEIHRSRMVDGVMQMEPVRGGLAVPAGQKVVFAPGGYHVMLFGLRRTLAPGDRFQLTLRFARAGTVRVPVEVRSAASGMPGM